A genome region from candidate division KSB1 bacterium includes the following:
- a CDS encoding PKD domain-containing protein, with product MASGVYIAEVRSNGERKAMKMTLVDGSGKASFLDGIRTEYTDAARLSKTQAEDNYVIETSPDNYESLTDTVKLSGGEERLIYALTKNQAPVAYVTADPDTGTIDTIFNLDGSQSSDDKKIIKYEWDFGNGFFEGEEQEQHQYQTKGEKTVVLRVSDEQGKTNSDTARVYLKNKTPEVSLEDISFKEDSKGKSITLNVNDDDDEHTYEIINQTNPDLVTYKVEDGKLTLESLAKDQSGHSDITVRVSDFSGAYSEAHVRVSVEPEADITATFKDPINKELVKALDVMFGDYAITTDEDGRVAIQVAPGQYKMQTDSSGGRMLTEWDLDIGTEDVNLDSLLKDTPLKAVPVAWKNDEQMALVINAHGVYGDSDRETYVQNKIWDPEKKYGEELPKGTLRTVYVNTERIGRSPGAQENLDWAVDKIPNIMDNKIKLQTRTEADSVYIEAGSKAEESQIVMRYRSGEILQDYDYMVMISTYSPSINGSDANTIPDGEHTSKGFARINRGNLGINQRGSALSEIASSLQNGEDVTNDMEDAAAGTLYGSPGDFDHQNGYNPTVTYGPPGKQIQISPEHHLGALTLNIPLDTIIKKEKLELPKPEF from the coding sequence GTGGCATCAGGCGTGTACATAGCAGAAGTAAGATCAAATGGTGAAAGAAAAGCCATGAAAATGACACTCGTAGACGGCTCTGGGAAAGCGTCCTTCTTAGACGGGATAAGAACAGAATACACTGATGCTGCAAGGCTCTCAAAAACACAAGCAGAAGACAACTACGTAATCGAAACCTCACCAGACAACTACGAAAGCCTCACTGACACAGTAAAACTCAGCGGAGGAGAAGAAAGACTCATATACGCACTCACAAAAAATCAAGCCCCTGTAGCATACGTAACAGCAGACCCAGACACAGGAACAATAGACACCATATTCAACCTTGACGGATCGCAAAGTAGTGATGACAAAAAAATAATAAAATACGAATGGGACTTTGGAAACGGCTTCTTCGAAGGCGAAGAACAAGAACAACACCAATACCAGACAAAAGGAGAAAAAACCGTTGTCCTAAGAGTAAGCGACGAACAAGGAAAAACAAATTCTGACACTGCAAGAGTCTACCTCAAAAACAAAACACCAGAAGTAAGCCTCGAAGATATTTCGTTTAAAGAAGACTCAAAAGGAAAAAGCATAACACTGAATGTAAACGATGACGATGATGAACACACATACGAGATAATAAACCAGACCAACCCAGACCTTGTAACATACAAGGTCGAGGATGGAAAACTAACCTTAGAAAGCCTTGCAAAAGACCAAAGCGGACACTCAGACATAACTGTTCGCGTAAGCGATTTTTCAGGTGCGTACAGTGAAGCACACGTTCGAGTCAGCGTAGAACCAGAAGCAGACATCACAGCAACCTTCAAAGACCCAATAAACAAAGAGCTTGTAAAGGCGCTTGACGTAATGTTCGGAGACTACGCTATAACAACAGATGAAGATGGCAGGGTTGCAATACAGGTTGCGCCAGGACAATACAAAATGCAAACAGATTCCAGCGGCGGACGAATGCTAACAGAATGGGACCTTGACATAGGAACAGAAGACGTGAACCTTGACTCGCTTCTTAAAGACACGCCTTTGAAAGCAGTCCCAGTAGCCTGGAAAAACGACGAACAAATGGCTCTCGTGATAAACGCACACGGAGTATACGGGGACAGCGACAGAGAAACCTACGTGCAAAACAAAATATGGGACCCGGAAAAAAAGTATGGCGAAGAACTCCCAAAAGGAACACTAAGAACAGTCTATGTGAATACAGAAAGGATTGGAAGATCCCCAGGCGCACAAGAGAACCTCGACTGGGCAGTAGACAAAATACCAAACATAATGGACAACAAAATAAAACTACAAACAAGAACAGAAGCAGACTCAGTTTATATAGAAGCAGGAAGCAAGGCTGAAGAGAGCCAGATAGTAATGAGGTACAGGTCAGGAGAGATACTGCAAGACTATGATTATATGGTAATGATATCAACTTATAGTCCAAGCATAAACGGGTCTGACGCAAATACAATACCAGACGGGGAACACACAAGCAAAGGATTCGCAAGAATAAACAGAGGAAATCTGGGAATAAACCAAAGAGGAAGCGCCTTATCAGAAATAGCAAGCTCACTACAAAACGGAGAAGACGTAACAAACGACATGGAAGACGCCGCAGCAGGAACACTATACGGAAGCCCAGGAGATTTTGACCACCAAAACGGATACAACCCAACAGTCACATACGGACCACCAGGAAAGCAAATACAAATATCCCCAGAACACCACCTCGGAGCACTCACCCTAAACATACCACTCGACACAATCATAAAAAAAGAAAAACTTGAGCTTCCAAAACCAGAATTCTAA
- the glnA gene encoding type I glutamate--ammonia ligase → MTPKEFFEFARTNGADMVDLKFCDLLGTWQHCTYPVETWDESTFEEGLGFDGSSIRGWQAINQSDMIAIPDSSTTTIDPFFEKPTVSVIANIVDPITRESYSRDPRYVARKGVEFLKKTGIADTCFIGPEPEFFIFDEVRFEQKQNTGFYSIDSVEGAWNTNRIEEPNLGYKPSYKGGYFPVSPTDTYGDLRGEMVREMMKMGIVIEAHHHEVGTGGQAEIDMQFDELTKMADQFMWYKYIIKNVAFRAGKSITFMPKPIFEDNGSGMHSHISFWKNGKPLFAGDKYAGLSEMALHAVGGLLKHASAVLAFAAPTTNSYRRLVPGFEAPVNLVLSQRNRSAAVRIPMYSSNPKAKRFEFRCPDPTANGYLAWTAMMMAAIDGIENKIEPEHTLDQDIYDMTPAELSGIAKVPGSLDEAMDALEADHGFLLKGDVFTQDLIDTWITYKRENELEPMAHRPHPYEFFLYYDN, encoded by the coding sequence ATGACCCCAAAAGAATTCTTTGAATTTGCCCGAACCAATGGTGCGGATATGGTTGATCTCAAGTTCTGCGATCTGCTCGGCACCTGGCAGCACTGTACGTATCCCGTGGAAACATGGGATGAAAGCACGTTTGAAGAGGGACTCGGATTTGACGGCTCGTCCATTCGAGGATGGCAGGCCATCAATCAGTCGGATATGATTGCAATTCCGGATTCGTCCACAACCACCATTGATCCGTTCTTTGAAAAACCCACGGTGTCTGTAATCGCCAATATTGTCGATCCCATCACCAGGGAATCCTACAGCCGCGATCCCCGCTATGTGGCGCGCAAGGGAGTCGAGTTTCTGAAAAAGACCGGTATCGCGGATACCTGTTTTATCGGTCCGGAACCGGAGTTTTTTATCTTTGATGAAGTTCGTTTTGAACAGAAACAAAACACCGGATTTTATTCCATTGACTCGGTCGAAGGCGCCTGGAATACCAATCGCATTGAAGAACCGAATCTCGGTTACAAACCCAGCTACAAAGGCGGATACTTTCCCGTATCGCCCACCGACACCTATGGCGATCTTCGCGGCGAGATGGTGCGTGAAATGATGAAAATGGGTATCGTGATCGAGGCGCATCACCACGAAGTCGGGACCGGCGGTCAGGCTGAAATCGATATGCAGTTCGACGAACTGACCAAAATGGCGGATCAGTTCATGTGGTATAAATATATCATCAAAAATGTGGCTTTTCGCGCCGGCAAGAGCATCACATTTATGCCCAAACCGATTTTTGAAGACAATGGCTCGGGGATGCACAGTCATATTTCATTTTGGAAAAACGGCAAGCCGTTGTTTGCCGGCGACAAGTACGCCGGATTGAGTGAAATGGCGCTGCACGCGGTCGGTGGTCTGCTGAAACATGCGTCGGCTGTGCTGGCGTTTGCCGCACCGACGACCAACTCGTATCGCCGACTGGTACCCGGATTCGAAGCGCCGGTAAACCTGGTTCTGTCACAGCGCAACCGTTCCGCCGCAGTTCGAATTCCCATGTACAGTTCGAATCCCAAAGCCAAACGTTTTGAATTCCGCTGTCCGGATCCCACGGCCAATGGTTACCTGGCCTGGACCGCCATGATGATGGCCGCGATTGACGGCATTGAAAACAAGATCGAACCGGAACATACCCTGGATCAGGATATATACGATATGACGCCTGCAGAACTTTCCGGTATTGCCAAGGTGCCCGGATCATTGGACGAAGCTATGGACGCCCTGGAAGCCGATCATGGTTTTCTGTTAAAAGGTGATGTGTTTACGCAGGATCTGATCGACACCTGGATCACTTACAAACGCGAAAATGAACTCGAACCGATGGCGCATCGCCCGCATCCGTACGAATTTTTCCTCTATTATGATAACTAG
- a CDS encoding ammonium transporter → MKNKMIGPGVPAFVLLLPALAFAQDATPTAVEMLQNNINTVWTVVAAFLVFFMQAGFAMVESGFTRAKNTVNIMMKNLMDFSIGSVAFFMLGFGLMFGSTNGFFGTSEFMMLGINVTGADWAWTFLIFQTVFAGTAATIVSGAMAERTKFTGYLLYSVFICALIYPIFGSWAWGSLFNGGGWLEKIGFVDFAGSTVVHSIGGWLALAGAIVLGPRIGKFGPDKKPRAIPGHNIALAALGVFILWFGWFGFNPGSTTLGDGEIGRVAVTTNLAAAAGAIAALFTSWLSGGKPDGSMALNGALAGLVGITAGCYTVSPLGSLAIGFVAGVIVVYSVYFIERKLKVDDPVGAVSVHGVCGAWGTLAVGLFNVKGGLFYGDGFGLLGIQAIGVLAGFVWAFGTGMILFTLIKKTAGLRVSEKEELEGLDIGEHGMEAYSGFQIFITQ, encoded by the coding sequence ATGAAGAATAAAATGATTGGGCCCGGTGTGCCGGCATTTGTCCTTTTGCTGCCGGCCCTTGCTTTTGCGCAGGACGCCACCCCGACTGCTGTTGAGATGCTTCAGAATAATATCAATACTGTATGGACGGTTGTGGCCGCCTTTTTGGTGTTTTTTATGCAGGCGGGATTTGCCATGGTTGAAAGCGGTTTTACCCGCGCAAAGAACACGGTTAATATTATGATGAAAAATCTGATGGATTTTTCCATCGGTTCGGTTGCCTTTTTTATGCTGGGATTTGGACTGATGTTCGGGAGTACAAACGGGTTTTTCGGGACCTCGGAATTTATGATGCTCGGCATTAATGTCACCGGCGCCGACTGGGCCTGGACGTTTTTGATTTTCCAGACTGTGTTTGCCGGGACTGCAGCTACCATCGTGTCCGGCGCCATGGCGGAACGCACAAAGTTTACCGGCTATCTGCTTTACAGCGTTTTTATTTGTGCGCTCATTTATCCGATTTTCGGGTCATGGGCCTGGGGCAGTCTGTTCAACGGCGGCGGTTGGCTTGAGAAGATCGGTTTTGTTGATTTTGCCGGTTCTACGGTTGTGCACTCGATTGGCGGCTGGCTGGCTCTGGCCGGTGCTATTGTACTCGGTCCGCGGATCGGAAAATTCGGTCCGGATAAAAAACCGCGCGCCATTCCGGGCCATAATATTGCTCTGGCTGCGCTGGGTGTGTTTATTCTCTGGTTTGGCTGGTTTGGATTTAATCCGGGTTCGACAACGCTGGGTGACGGCGAGATCGGCCGTGTCGCTGTGACCACCAATCTGGCGGCAGCCGCCGGCGCGATTGCCGCATTGTTTACGTCATGGCTTTCCGGCGGTAAACCGGACGGATCCATGGCGCTGAACGGCGCTCTCGCCGGACTGGTCGGAATCACCGCCGGCTGTTATACGGTATCTCCGCTGGGATCGTTGGCCATTGGATTTGTTGCCGGTGTGATTGTGGTGTATAGCGTGTACTTTATCGAACGCAAATTAAAAGTGGATGACCCGGTCGGTGCGGTCAGTGTGCACGGTGTCTGCGGCGCCTGGGGCACTCTGGCCGTGGGATTGTTCAATGTGAAAGGCGGACTGTTCTACGGCGACGGATTCGGTCTGCTGGGTATTCAGGCGATCGGTGTGCTGGCCGGATTTGTCTGGGCATTCGGGACAGGAATGATCCTGTTTACCCTGATTAAAAAGACCGCCGGACTGCGTGTCAGTGAAAAAGAAGAACTGGAAGGCCTGGATATTGGTGAGCATGGTATGGAAGCCTACAGCGGATTCCAGATTTTTATCACACAGTAA
- a CDS encoding P-II family nitrogen regulator — MKLIIAYVQPERLNAVKQALYERQVFKMSITNALGCGQQRGYHETYRGADIEVNLLKKIRIEIAVNEDFVQAATEGVIEGARTGNIGDGKIFIQDLADCIRIRTGETGHDAIG; from the coding sequence ATGAAACTGATTATCGCTTATGTTCAGCCGGAACGGTTGAATGCCGTAAAGCAGGCGCTTTATGAGCGCCAAGTCTTCAAGATGTCCATCACCAATGCATTGGGGTGTGGACAGCAGCGTGGATATCATGAAACCTATCGCGGCGCTGATATTGAAGTGAATTTGTTGAAAAAAATTCGTATTGAAATTGCGGTAAATGAAGATTTTGTTCAGGCGGCTACCGAAGGTGTTATTGAGGGAGCGCGTACCGGAAATATCGGCGACGGCAAAATATTCATCCAGGATCTGGCAGATTGTATTCGGATCCGTACCGGTGAAACAGGACATGATGCAATAGGATAA
- a CDS encoding sigma 54-interacting transcriptional regulator, producing MAAVSPEKELPQTHLKELEMLVEINQAISRTFNLKESLRATLKILQRSYQVKSGAIFLSENDGKTLSMAASVGYRDEYAKVKYVLGEGLTGRIAETGKPIVAPQVSKEPLFLNRLSSWDSKKNPELTFIGIPINLDYDTLGVIIVNLPYAANRNYESAKKFLSLVASALVQSIRLEQVRQEERQKLLSESNKLQEQLKDEFRFSNIIGNSHEMREVYDKVTQVARADTTVLIRGESGTGKELIAQAIHYNSLRSENPFVRVNCAAIPETLIETEFFGHEKGAFTDAKTQKKGRFELAHGGTIFLDEIGDLSPMTQVKLLRVLQEQEFERVGGTQPVKVDVRVIAATNSDLETRISDGTFREDLYYRLNVFSIFLPSLRERRTDVLLLADHFMLKYGRKHGKAIKRISTPAIDMLRQYHWPGNVRELENCIERAVLVCDDQVIHSYHLPPTLQTAESSGTTPHLSLKDAVASYEKELIQDALKTAHGNRAKAARLLGTTERIIGYKISKYKIDADRFKDRKIENDHYAFIDHDFI from the coding sequence ATGGCCGCAGTCAGCCCGGAAAAAGAGTTACCCCAAACCCATCTAAAAGAATTGGAAATGCTGGTCGAAATTAATCAGGCCATCAGTCGCACCTTTAATCTCAAAGAGTCCTTGCGCGCAACGCTTAAAATATTACAGCGCTCCTACCAGGTCAAATCCGGCGCCATCTTTTTATCGGAAAACGATGGAAAAACCCTGTCCATGGCCGCTTCCGTCGGGTATCGCGATGAATACGCCAAAGTCAAATATGTGCTCGGCGAAGGTCTCACCGGCCGGATTGCTGAAACCGGTAAACCCATTGTGGCGCCGCAGGTGAGCAAAGAGCCGCTGTTTTTGAACCGTTTGAGCTCATGGGACTCTAAAAAGAATCCGGAACTCACTTTTATAGGCATTCCGATCAACCTGGACTATGATACCCTGGGCGTGATCATTGTCAATCTGCCCTATGCTGCGAATCGGAACTATGAAAGTGCAAAAAAATTTCTGTCACTGGTTGCCTCCGCCCTGGTTCAGTCCATCCGACTGGAGCAAGTGCGTCAGGAGGAACGGCAAAAATTGCTGAGCGAGTCCAATAAACTGCAGGAACAGCTCAAGGACGAATTCCGGTTCAGCAATATCATCGGAAACAGTCACGAAATGCGCGAGGTCTACGACAAAGTCACCCAGGTGGCTCGCGCGGACACGACGGTGCTGATCCGTGGAGAGTCCGGGACCGGCAAGGAATTGATCGCGCAGGCGATTCATTACAATTCGCTGCGCAGCGAAAACCCGTTTGTGCGCGTCAATTGTGCGGCTATCCCGGAAACCCTGATCGAAACAGAATTTTTCGGACATGAAAAAGGCGCATTCACCGACGCCAAAACACAAAAAAAAGGCCGCTTCGAGCTCGCGCACGGCGGCACGATCTTTCTGGATGAGATCGGCGATCTCTCTCCCATGACACAGGTCAAGCTGCTGCGCGTGCTGCAGGAACAGGAATTCGAACGGGTCGGCGGAACTCAGCCTGTCAAAGTTGATGTCAGAGTCATCGCGGCGACCAATTCGGATCTGGAAACACGCATTTCCGACGGCACCTTTCGCGAAGACCTTTACTATCGCCTGAACGTGTTTTCAATCTTTTTGCCGTCACTGCGCGAGCGGCGCACCGATGTACTGCTGTTGGCGGATCATTTTATGCTCAAATACGGCCGCAAACACGGTAAAGCCATCAAACGCATCTCCACACCGGCCATCGATATGCTGCGTCAATACCATTGGCCGGGCAATGTCCGTGAACTGGAAAATTGTATCGAACGCGCCGTTCTGGTCTGCGACGATCAGGTCATTCACAGTTATCATCTGCCACCGACACTTCAGACTGCGGAAAGCAGCGGCACCACTCCGCATCTGTCCCTCAAAGATGCCGTGGCCTCTTACGAAAAGGAATTGATACAGGATGCGCTGAAAACCGCACATGGCAATCGCGCAAAGGCGGCGCGTCTATTAGGCACTACAGAGCGCATTATCGGGTATAAAATATCAAAGTACAAAATCGACGCGGACCGGTTCAAGGATCGCAAGATCGAAAATGATCATTATGCGTTCATTGACCATGACTTTATTTAG
- a CDS encoding DUF72 domain-containing protein codes for MANQSTLYIGPAGWSYPDWRGVVYPSRRPSGFSELEYLSRYFNMIELNVTFYRIPPIEYVRKWSSKVKEHDFQFCVKLGKQYTHSSNMPDKQDTQAFKTSIRPLVEQDQIGALLLQFPWRFKYSKANLDHLIKLLNRFSEYQPAVEFRHKSWQCEPVFQTLQEHNAAFVNIDQPVIGKSIEPSANVTAPVGYCRLHGRNYKTWFEQGAGRDARYDYLYDDRTLNQWAKLVKLVRDSSTKTFVVFNNHFRGQAVVNALQMKAILEERNISVPPDLKRTFPELLSISQPEPGETLSLF; via the coding sequence ATGGCAAATCAATCAACTCTCTATATCGGTCCCGCGGGCTGGAGTTACCCGGACTGGCGCGGCGTGGTGTATCCATCGCGACGTCCCTCCGGTTTCTCTGAATTAGAGTATCTGTCCCGGTATTTCAATATGATCGAACTCAATGTCACGTTTTACCGCATCCCGCCGATAGAGTATGTTCGGAAATGGTCATCCAAAGTAAAAGAACATGATTTTCAGTTCTGCGTCAAACTGGGAAAGCAGTATACCCATTCGAGCAACATGCCCGACAAACAGGATACGCAAGCGTTCAAGACCTCCATTCGGCCGCTCGTGGAACAGGATCAAATCGGCGCGCTGCTGCTTCAGTTCCCCTGGCGCTTCAAATACAGCAAAGCCAACCTGGATCATCTGATCAAACTCCTGAACCGGTTTTCCGAATATCAGCCGGCTGTGGAATTCCGCCATAAAAGCTGGCAGTGCGAGCCGGTTTTTCAGACATTACAGGAACACAATGCGGCTTTTGTCAATATCGACCAGCCGGTGATCGGCAAATCCATTGAACCCTCTGCCAACGTCACCGCCCCTGTCGGCTATTGCCGCCTGCATGGCCGCAATTACAAAACCTGGTTTGAACAAGGCGCCGGCCGCGACGCCCGCTATGATTACCTGTATGATGACCGGACTCTGAACCAGTGGGCAAAGCTCGTAAAATTGGTCCGGGACTCGAGCACAAAAACATTTGTGGTATTTAACAATCACTTTCGCGGACAGGCCGTCGTCAATGCGCTGCAGATGAAGGCCATTCTCGAAGAACGCAACATTTCTGTACCCCCGGATTTAAAGCGCACCTTTCCCGAACTTTTATCTATCTCTCAACCGGAACCCGGCGAAACCCTGTCGCTTTTTTGA
- a CDS encoding multiheme c-type cytochrome — MKNMIVALIIVTGSAVWGQVIKSAETCGECHHRNFVQWQQSSHSGSATDPLYQAVLNTLPPESERRTRCSRCHEPVRHLDIPATLAKDIAKEGVTCDMCHAVNWRESSRHHYVLGPENVKYGPYEDAVPSVHEHEYSQALSSSSACISCHHDVGTESLITCSTESEYKNSSFYKAGVTCQDCHMPKRAGKSAELGKWRQNIYSHVFYGGSTPRMLYDCATLNGELKFRDNNTVLSLSVTNQSVGHALPTGSPLRAVYLKITATSEQDSVLWSNYKTNSLNEDPDALFMRVLSDEQGNAPCIPTQARQSSLITGCSRTKRGSSSMSSPILWWTAFRPHCFIAHSHRLCRISLTLILRIRY; from the coding sequence ATGAAGAACATGATTGTTGCCCTGATCATAGTGACGGGCTCTGCGGTTTGGGGACAGGTCATCAAATCAGCAGAAACCTGCGGTGAATGCCATCATCGCAATTTTGTTCAGTGGCAACAGTCCAGTCATTCCGGTTCCGCAACAGACCCGCTGTATCAGGCTGTCCTGAACACCCTGCCTCCTGAATCTGAACGTCGAACCCGCTGCAGCCGCTGTCATGAACCGGTTAGACATCTTGATATCCCGGCTACACTGGCAAAGGACATTGCAAAAGAAGGCGTCACCTGCGATATGTGCCATGCCGTCAACTGGCGGGAATCCTCACGTCATCATTATGTGCTGGGCCCGGAAAATGTCAAATACGGGCCTTATGAGGACGCCGTCCCTTCTGTTCATGAACACGAATACTCGCAAGCCCTGAGTTCATCCTCCGCCTGCATCAGCTGCCATCATGATGTCGGAACCGAATCGCTGATCACCTGTTCAACCGAATCCGAGTATAAAAACAGCTCATTTTACAAAGCCGGTGTCACCTGTCAGGATTGCCACATGCCCAAACGGGCGGGCAAGAGCGCTGAACTGGGCAAATGGCGGCAAAATATTTATTCGCATGTATTTTACGGCGGCTCGACTCCGCGTATGTTGTATGACTGCGCCACGCTGAACGGAGAACTGAAATTCCGTGACAATAATACGGTGTTGAGTCTGAGCGTAACCAACCAGAGCGTCGGGCACGCCCTGCCCACCGGCTCCCCGCTTCGAGCGGTTTACTTAAAGATAACAGCAACATCAGAACAAGATTCTGTATTATGGAGCAATTACAAAACCAATTCCCTGAACGAAGACCCGGACGCGCTGTTTATGCGAGTGCTCAGTGATGAACAGGGGAATGCACCCTGCATCCCCACCCAGGCCCGACAGTCGTCTTTGATCACCGGCTGCAGCCGGACGAAACGCGGCAGTTCGAGTATGTCATCCCCGATACTCTGGTGGACCGCATTCAGGCCTCACTGTTTTATCGCTCATTCCCACCGACTCTGCAGGATCAGCTTAACATTGATCCTCAGGATCCGATATTGA
- the hgcB gene encoding mercury methylation ferredoxin HgcB: MNYLRNVTTLQIDSQRCTACGMCTTVCPRNVLHVEDTVKIQDPDACIECGACQMNCVYGAISVNSGVGCAAAVINGMIRGTEPNCGCGDSGECCC, translated from the coding sequence ATGAATTATTTACGAAATGTCACAACCCTGCAAATTGATTCTCAGCGATGCACAGCATGCGGAATGTGCACTACAGTTTGTCCGAGAAATGTACTGCATGTGGAGGATACGGTAAAAATTCAGGATCCGGACGCATGTATTGAATGTGGCGCTTGTCAGATGAATTGCGTGTACGGTGCTATTTCTGTCAACAGCGGAGTTGGATGTGCCGCTGCGGTTATCAATGGAATGATTCGGGGGACAGAGCCGAATTGCGGTTGCGGCGATAGTGGGGAGTGCTGTTGCTGA
- the hgcA gene encoding mercury methylation corrinoid protein HgcA, whose translation MKNAEANFKERKNKSAGEPSFVLRQTQSQIGIVPIVSTQWGWRERLGAWKVRWGIKRMKYAVQPGIYGVGEPDADSPVLVTSNYKLTFDTLRRELENVNAWILVLDTHAINVWCAAGKGTFGTDALISQIHRFKLSSLVNHRTVIVPQLGAVGVAAHSVRKQTGFRVKYGPVYADDVEIFLENGMKATTDMRRVHFTLAERLVLVPMEFIPALKWFALIVLFFTSLNVLAHGSLLPDLFIVFMPYVAALLIGTVLVPVLLPWIPFRSFALKGAFVSVIFVLVWDNWFPTDLQTRLIHLLLIPALGSYLAVNFTGSTPLTSLSGVQKELRTGIPAMISAAVLGCLLYGIFLFI comes from the coding sequence ATGAAAAATGCAGAGGCTAATTTTAAAGAGCGGAAAAACAAATCTGCTGGTGAACCGTCTTTTGTTCTTCGCCAAACACAGAGTCAGATCGGGATTGTACCGATCGTCTCAACCCAATGGGGATGGCGGGAGAGGCTCGGGGCGTGGAAGGTGCGCTGGGGTATTAAGCGAATGAAATATGCAGTCCAGCCTGGAATTTACGGCGTGGGAGAACCGGATGCCGATTCTCCGGTTCTGGTGACCTCTAATTATAAACTGACGTTCGACACGTTGCGGCGGGAACTGGAAAACGTGAATGCGTGGATTCTGGTTCTGGATACACACGCTATCAATGTTTGGTGTGCTGCCGGTAAAGGCACGTTCGGCACTGACGCGCTGATCTCGCAAATACACCGCTTTAAACTGAGCTCGCTTGTCAATCACCGGACCGTCATTGTTCCGCAGCTTGGTGCGGTCGGAGTTGCAGCTCATTCGGTTCGCAAGCAAACCGGTTTTCGGGTAAAGTACGGGCCTGTTTATGCTGATGATGTTGAGATATTTCTCGAAAACGGTATGAAAGCCACTACTGATATGCGCCGGGTCCATTTTACTTTGGCGGAACGTCTCGTTTTGGTGCCTATGGAATTCATACCCGCACTCAAGTGGTTTGCACTGATTGTTCTGTTTTTCACCAGCTTGAATGTGTTGGCGCATGGTTCTCTGTTACCGGATTTATTCATAGTATTTATGCCCTATGTTGCTGCTTTGCTCATTGGCACGGTACTGGTTCCGGTCTTGCTGCCGTGGATTCCGTTTCGATCGTTTGCGCTCAAAGGCGCGTTTGTTTCTGTGATATTTGTATTGGTCTGGGACAATTGGTTCCCAACTGATCTTCAGACACGGCTGATTCACCTGCTGCTTATTCCGGCTCTGGGGTCTTATTTGGCTGTGAATTTCACCGGCTCTACTCCACTGACATCCTTATCCGGAGTTCAAAAGGAATTGAGAACAGGTATTCCGGCGATGATTTCTGCGGCGGTTTTGGGATGTTTACTCTATGGTATTTTTCTTTTTATTTGA
- a CDS encoding MarR family winged helix-turn-helix transcriptional regulator → MNTFELQLLRRYIRILERHVDQQLKNHKGCCGVSLAQCHALVELDVHDKCTVTALAERLNLDKSTASRTVENLVQRDLVTRFSDPNDRRFYKIALSENGKSFVDSINFFCNEMYETVCCGMMPDEQQTVLEGLRLLTEAIQKKQNSGGLDEKCRG, encoded by the coding sequence ATGAATACTTTTGAATTGCAGTTGCTGCGAAGATATATCCGCATTTTGGAACGTCATGTTGATCAGCAGTTGAAAAATCATAAAGGGTGCTGTGGAGTTTCTCTGGCACAATGCCATGCTCTGGTAGAGCTGGACGTGCATGATAAATGCACAGTCACAGCACTGGCTGAACGTTTAAATCTGGATAAAAGCACGGCAAGTCGAACGGTCGAGAATCTGGTGCAGCGGGATTTGGTGACTCGTTTTTCTGATCCAAATGACAGGCGTTTTTACAAAATTGCGCTTTCAGAAAACGGTAAATCCTTTGTTGACAGTATTAATTTTTTCTGTAATGAGATGTATGAAACGGTGTGCTGTGGTATGATGCCGGATGAGCAACAAACCGTGCTCGAGGGGCTGCGGCTGTTGACGGAAGCGATTCAAAAGAAACAAAATTCCGGAGGTCTGGATGAAAAATGCAGAGGCTAA
- a CDS encoding pirin-like C-terminal cupin domain-containing protein, translated as MISALDYLAGYFDSERDPYKFERQGENYFDFERDCRFAASTLVMYGDGDMIQVEAADHGVRFMLVSGAPLNEPVAWAGPIVMNTHQELRIAFDEFHAGTFVKQ; from the coding sequence ATGATTTCGGCTCTGGATTATCTTGCCGGATATTTCGATTCCGAGCGCGATCCCTATAAATTTGAGCGGCAAGGGGAAAACTATTTTGATTTTGAACGTGATTGCCGGTTCGCGGCGAGCACCCTGGTGATGTACGGTGATGGTGATATGATTCAGGTAGAGGCTGCTGATCATGGTGTGCGTTTCATGCTGGTATCCGGCGCTCCGCTCAATGAACCAGTGGCCTGGGCCGGACCAATTGTCATGAACACGCATCAGGAACTGCGCATTGCATTCGATGAATTTCACGCGGGGACATTTGTAAAGCAATAA